The window ATCGATCCTCCAATTGCATCCTCGGCTTCCTCTTCCACAAGAGCAGTGAGTTGCTGATGTGATAGTTGCTTTGGTAGATTATGATGGAAGGGGCAATGCGGTTTTCGACATCCGGACGTCGTATTCTCCCAAAAACAAGGCGTACGATCACGTCTTTTCTGTATGATAAATGGAGAGGAGGTTATCAGCGTTAGGGGGGGATATAAGAGTGTCAAATTTACCACAATTCGCATGTGTCGTTCCCTACAATGAGGTTCTAAGCAACGTCTTTCCAGCCATCTACTGCACATAATTTCGCGACCCAGTGCCAGTGGTTCGTGCCTATATTCGCAGTTGTCTCCCTACAAACGTATTTCAGATTCATCATTTGGTTATCTAACAAGGTAAAGGGGTGACAATTTTCAAGTTTAAAAAATGGAATGTCAGCATTGAGTTTCGAACACAAGAGCTTTGGCCGATAAAACTGAAACCATAGCAGCTAAAAGTGGTGGAATCACGTGATGCTTCTGCAACCATGGGAGCTGAAAGGGGTGGAATCACGTGATGCTTCTGCAACCATGGCAGCTGAAAGGGGTGGAATCACGTGATGCTTAGGCAGTAATTTACGGTTCGAATCTCATTGCTTACATTTCAGTTTTAATGATGATAATGAGGGTGACTTACATTTTTGCATGTGCTGTAGTAATAGTAATAGCAATCCGTTTGCTTCTTTTGCATGTGATCCGCAGGCTTGTAGAAATTATCAAGTTGCCTATacgcaaattaaaaaaaaaaaattgtagcatCATAATTACAGCGATATTTAAATATAACTGGTATTTTGGGATTCAGCTAAGAAGTCggatggggtcaagcagtgtactgcaggatagactgatgcggaacatagctccctgaggccaacctatctttctctaaggatgagttgtctctcctctgggacggtgtgtgccttttcaggggccaagcctctcgtctaccaagaccgttagtgagtggtgatagccacaccctgtacgaggggaccctactatta of the Hermetia illucens chromosome 7, iHerIll2.2.curated.20191125, whole genome shotgun sequence genome contains:
- the LOC119660925 gene encoding zinc finger CCCH domain-containing protein 11A-like; protein product: MPLIKGCWQLDNFYKPADHMQKKQTDCYYYYYSTCKNGDNCEYRHEPLALGREIMCSRWLERRCLEPHCRERHMRIVKRRDRTPCFWENTTSGCRKPHCPFHHNLPKQLSHQQLTALVEEEAEDAIGGSIEKIEKGLFEGIDISSSVDIPTITITSFEGNIIEQESSSHDIIDHESPDESRASSGIHSMAEGSISDSQMDLSVEFKGLYMAD